The sequence CTCCCTCAAAATTTGCGCATAACAATCGCAATGTGCGATCAACACTTTGATGCACAACTGCCTGAATACTTTGATGCACAACTGCCTGAATACTGGAGTGGCTAGATAACATACCAACATACCGTAAATTGTTGTAACAAGCAGACTATAGATATAGGTATTGCTCAGAATACCGAAGTTGATTGTTCCATTTCGTGTCTGTCAAATATATGCCGTCCTTTTTTGTTTGTGGTCCGCAGTCAGGGGAACAATTTATGTTTAGGCTGATGTAGATTTACTTATAATACTTCAAGGGCCTCATGAGAAATATTACACGAGGGTTGCGTACCGTCAAAGTGAAAGCAATAATAGTGATTAGCACAGTGGTACATAATGGCAACCCTATGATGTATCGCCGATAAACGTGATATCTTCGACGGTGATATTGAAGGCAACCGGTTCAATGATTGAAGCAGTACGGTTGGGACTGCTATTCCGTTCACGCGCAGTACATATAAATAAAAGACTGTTGGAACGATGTGGTATGGGCACGTGGATGCTCCAGTTCAGGTTTATACCATTAGTTTTACGCCTTTTAAAAAAGAAGTGATGCTTGTTTCGAGCAACTTGAAACACTTTTTACATTACCGTTCTTAAGGATCGCAGGAAAGACGCATGCACGCGAACTTTGGAGCATAAAGAACTTAAAAACTTATCTGGTGTTGTGCATACCGCTTAACGTTCGGGAACGTTGCAGTACAAAGTCACAAGGTGGCGGCGACacatcgatcgatcgatcgatcaatcaatcaatcaatcaatcaatcaatcaatcaatcaatcaatcaatcaatcaatcaatcaatcaatcaatcaatcaatcaatcaatcaatcaatcaatcaatcaatcaatcaatcaatcaatcaatcaatcaatcaaaataaCATGAAGCGTGGCATGAAGAGAGCGTAATACACGGAGCGCACGAGAAAACATTGTTTTATAAGTGAGCTTGCCGGAAGCTCGTCACCTAGACATACCTCTTGCGTAGCATGGGCAACCTCAAGTGCTTCTCAGGCGCGAGCCCGTTGCTCACAGCCGTCACACGAAGAGCGCTACAGCCGACACTTGTCCAGTGTGTCGTACTCACTTCACGTAATAACTTTTAACTTAACACTTTGACTTGCTATGTACCACACCTTAGAAACACATGTGTTCAGCAAGCTCACGCACCGGAGTTCAAAAACCACATGGAGGAGCGTAACACCAAAACATTTCAAGCGGGCGCACTGGAACAAAGGAAATTTACGCGCGCACTTTTTGACAGTGGCGTGAACGCCCCCTTTTTCTTTCAGGAGCGCTAATAAAGAAGCGATATTTCACTTAGGTTATACTGAAATGCAGTTCTCTTTCTTGGCACATCACATCTATTTATATCTAATTAGAAATTACATTTTGCTTAAATAAAAGAAGCCTTGTCAGGGTCTCTATTTGAAAAAAGCGATTTTTTTAAAAAAGCGTGTTTGGCCCCGCCTCAGCTAGTCGCGCTTCCATCGCGACCCCCGTAATCTCCTCTTTGGTGATGTCGCTCACAATTGGTTATGGACCGCTTTTCGTCGAAAGCGTCGCGATCATATGGATCGACCATGGCATGCCCATGACTTCACTCTAACGCCGGCACTGCAGAACATTGGCCATTTGCTGTCATTGTCAAGCTAGATGTTAACTTGAACGGTCACATACAGAGCACGATCATCACTTTCTTCATAAGTGGCAGGTAAatagaaaaacaaagaagaaacaaatgaCGCCATCTTCGATCCTGAAAGAAATTACGGCAGAAAGCCATCCTTGACGATGGCTCACGTCCTCTCGAGGAAACGCTCGCTCGAGGACCGCCACATGCGCTGGCTGCGAAACCCCCACGACTCACGTTCAGAACCAGAGGCGGTCGCAGACACTACGCACCACACCAAACTGGTCTTCGACAAAGTGTTTTTGAAGCTATGCACGCGTCGGCGTCCCGCAAGTGGCGTTCCTCCAGTAGGCACCGCTTTGCCTCTGCGGCCTGTTCAGCGGCCGTTCCCTTCGCGAGACGCTGTTCTTCGGCCGCGTTTCGCTTCTCTTTTGACTCGCGCTCCACAGCCTCGCGTATCTCATCGCCCGTCGCTTCGTATCCTGCCTTGCAGCTTGGGTATGCATGGCATACCTCTGTGGAATCTGCAGAGCGTTTGCACTCTTATGCTGCCCTTCCTCTTGATACTTTCGAAGGCCCATTGTTGTACCTGCGAGTAGATGCCTACGTGCAATATATCGCTACAAGCGCAATCGAGTCACGttgattaaaattaaattatggcgttttacgtgccaaaaccactttctgattatgaggggcgccgtagtgagggactcccgaaatttcgaccaccaggggttttttaacgtgcacctaaatctaagcacacaggtgttttcgcatttcgcccccatcgaagtgcggccgccgtggccgggattcgatcccgcgacctcgtgctcagcagcccaacaccatagccactgagcaaccacggcgggttcacgtTGATTTGTGGCGCTAACACCCGTATCGGCGTGGGTAGCTATATCACAGCGAGGCGCTGAGAGAGTAGTGGCGTCCGAGCAGGTGCGAGCAAAAAGCAGGGGCCGAGTCAACAGCGGCCAGTGAATGGGCGCATGAGGCTGCACCCGAATTGGCGACACAATTTGTTAACTTTGACGACCTCGCTCTTGACCTTGGCTCCAACTAAGCAAAgtaatgcttcgcatttaaaaaccGCGCGGATGTTACGCGCTGCTAAGCCGAACTCTAGGCAAGTGTGACCAAACATTAATTACGCTAAGCATCCTTCTGGCCCATCGATGACGTGGTGAGGGAGGCGCTTGCCTAAAGTTGGCAAGCGACAATGCACCAAAGTGTAATTGTGAGCTATTGACGTGAAGCATACAAAAATCTACAGTCGTGCTGTCGGAAACGGACAGGTTATATTCCAGTGACTGCGGGGTCATTTCGGCCAATGTGGCAAACATCTGTCTGATGGAGTTGACCGATTTGCCCAAGGCAATGCAGTGCCCCTACTCATCCCATTGTGAAGAACATTCGCAGCGAGTGCACTTCACCTAATTTCTTCAATGGCCTCCCGGGAGGACACTGAAGAATTACAACCACCGTTTTTTCACGCCTGATTCATTGCTACGGCATCTATTACCATGAAGCATCTCCTTGTGCGCCACCAGACTGCTGTGCAAAATACGCATGGTTAGTCTTTACAAATTCGAGATCTTTTCTCATTTATAGCTAGGTCCCGTATATGGGACCACTGTAACTGAAGTGACCACCGAGCACCTCCTTCCCTGCACCCACTTCGAAGTCCAACGTCAGTCTCCAGCGTCAGTCTATGATAGTCCAGTCACACCGGACACGACTGTCTAGCCTTTACAGACACACAAATCCTAGGTGCATGTATCAGACATCATGAGCCCAGAATTGTGTGTGCGCTTTAATGAGATAGAAATAGAGACCGGCGCAAGGGGAGCCGGTGGGCTAAAGACGCGCGTCCTCTTTGCTACGCTGCCCCAGCGAACAGGGGATAATTACATAATtataaaagaaagaatgcgaggTATTGAGAGCTGGGTACGCGCAAACTTAAAGGCGCCAACGAAATCTTTAATGATTTTCGTGAAATCAACAGGAATGAAGAAACGCTTACAAGTCACATTGTGCTTAGGACTCTGCGCCATGAACATTCTCTCGTTATGCATGTGCTTCCTTTCTTTCAGTGTCCTCGTATCATTTCTTTCGTGCTGGGTAAACAAAAGGACCGGCGTCCGGTTAACTTAGCTACAGTTGTCTGTATTCGTTTTTAGCCTCCCCCCCTCTCTATCTCTTTATAGGCCGACAAATAGTTTAATATCTTTGTCTACATTATTTTACTGCTAATACATTTATTATTCGAGAAGACATTTCCTACGAAACGTCAACAACCCAACTTTACCAACTTTATTCACGTGTACTAAGTGTTGTAACGGCGCTGCACTATGCTAACACCGCCATGAAAGAAAACGGGCGCACGTGAATGGTAACACGCTAGCGCGACTGACACGAGCATTGCGAGAGAagacagttgggctagttggtgcttatTACACACTTGAGACAATTTAACTAGCTCGAAAAAGATCTCGGACGACGGCGAGAAGCCCACCGGAAACAAGCGGCCGTAGTTCACATGGTTGCCCTATCGTGCGGCGAGTACTACATTGTCGAAACGGGTCAAACGCGATCACTGGAGGTAACCTGAAGGGTAGCTATCAGTGCCTTAGCGGCTGGTGGCATACAGCCGGTCGTTGCCGTAGGTGCTCGAGAACTGCGCAGTTTCTAAGCGTGTGCTCAGGCTGGCTCCGGAGGCAGGTCAATATAGAGAAATGTTCGAAGCGTTTTGTATCACAAACGCAGGCGATGGGGGCGTAAGGAAACCGTCCCTGGCTTTCGGCAGGAAAGAGCGGCCGTATCCAGGAATTAACCTGACCATCGATTCGTTCCGATAGCTGCTGTGTTAGAGGTGGCGGGGAGAATGGGGAAGGGAAAAATGTCTGTTGCTTCATTGCGTCGAGGTTCTCCGCATTCCATGAATCCTACGTTTTTTTTATACTAAACATTTCAGTTGAAGTCCAGCGttctgtcctgtgtgcttctcGCTGTCATTCGATGTCTTTCCCGCGCTAGTTAATGATGTATCAAGTTGGCACGAGCAGCCTCATCAAACTGACACTCCCCGGAACCATCTCTACTATCCTTAAAAGTCCATCCGAAATCTCTTTAATTTAGAAAATATCAGAAAATTAAACAATTTTATCTCGAGAATTTTAAACCAAGAATTACATCAGTTtcaagaagccagcaaacactgacaccaaggacaacataggggaaattacttgtgcttaataaatgaaataaagaaacgataaactaatggaaattaaagtggatgaaaaaacaacttgccgcaggtgggaaccgaacctacaaccttcgcatttcgtgtgcgatgctctaccaattgagctaccgcggcgctgttttcccatccacattcttgggtatttatgtgtcctagtagaaccctgggcgTGTTagcttatgacatgactaataaaaatcgggcccctctgttaaccccctttcttctcgttgatctATTTCAAGAAGTATTTTATGTAGTAATAGAAGAGGTATTTATGCAAAGTGAGATAATATCCTTCGTTAATGAATAAGCTGTGCGATTAGTCCCGATAGAAGACTTGAAGGGCACCGTCTCAGAAGCTCTTAACAGTTTCCAGAAGTAACAGGAACTCGGgtactggggtgctatgcaggatgcgccgagtttggcgaaactcggtatcttcacgagctctggcgacaccccaagatgaaagcacaaatggtaccgagacacagtttatctttccacaagcctccagtttcattggtttatctagattcactctgggtggctatcattccttgggcgttgccttctgggcggtcgacaaacaggggctcacgtgatcataccgtcggtgcatggtcgtgccttctttcacttgtttgtcgttccactgagtgcattacacgtacaagcgagttataaaacaaatgcatttagtacaatattattagttagtttaacgtggtttaaaagcattttaaagcttacaagatgtacactgaatgtgtattcgactaatttgttatttagtacgcttcgcattataccacgagggaacgctgtggtggcgtcatcacatacattcatcgggcgagcatggcggctaaacatcgaagaggcccagtgtaaacaaacttgtacaacgagcttgcagtgcgcgtcgtagtgatcaggctcgacgatgaccactgttTCTTGTATAGTTCtattcctccgtgagcaatatttccgtgcaccccgaaagactgcgaatagcttaggcgattttacagatcgcaacgcgcacctactgttcacggcacaatcctgaacaaacaacttatccggtgctgcttctgtgagtgcgctgagctcctcccctctgcgtgactgcgagcgtcacgaatattgcatagcgtgtgctaaaggaagacagccgacatagctaagatgcgacaaggaggtggtgccgatgatggatctcgcaaccaacacagtgaaggagacatcgacaaaccgcagataagtatatttctactgtttcatatttagcataataatagtgcacggattaagtcactatcgtagtaacgaactgaatgtccagcagtttaaaaaaggcattgagaaccaatgagtgttcgtgcttttacatgtgcgtgggcccgcgaaaatatggaaaagataaaggtaactttcactaacttggtgagataccagaaattcatcagtgacattcagcccgcagaatctatggaatagtatctttatccaggtgaaatatcagtagcaggtactgatgtaaagcaggaaacttatacaaaaatttcgtGGTTTGAACAGCACacgggaggcattcccgaatcgtgatcgccgcattaccgatatccttgaaaaatgtttagaatcattgcattctaccggttatgcaatatggcacataaacctggaggttaacaaacttgagaagtcgaggactgtgcagaaagcgaagtaacaaaaattgttggagatagcattaaggcaggaagacagtggcgtagtaaaccgtggcaactgatatgctagctgagattaagaaaaaaaaatggaatcggcgggcaggccatgcacgtcttcaatcacttgttgccaatttataacaggtgattacataagcgtgacagaatggatgtcaagaactgcagccgaggatggtggaaaattgcgtaatgggacaaaaatatgatgtttgtaggcataggatgcaatcagctcgcataagacgggattgtagggagcggcattggttttgcagtgaacaaaaataggtttgtggtgctgacagtagagactcgtgagggtgcgaggacacctcagctgttggcacactagtaaacattacaattggctctgaaaaaaacaacccgttatgaaaaataaagcaacgttgtcccgacaaattgttttattatgcatacactaaaggcttccacagttaagggcatttagtaccaaaagtgcaatgagcatttttatttgtaaatattggtttatatgcggttgattcattccaacaatccacttttgttgcagcaaaacattctgctgctggaggcactcaaccacctggtggcagtaggcgagcgccaggcacgtgcccTTAAGAGTGTGGCAAGGTttagagggctgctctgcaacagtaggatcagtgccctcactgctctccagtcgagcccccagaacacaccttataaaggagccttcagtttattattttgtttattattcaagagcatgaataaaattattgcagtaaacattgtgctgtgcatattaggagacttgtaacatgcacttgttgtctcttcaaaatgggcaaaaacgtaagacaacctgtgccactcttggaccatgtaaatgaaaaagacactaatgcaacatatacgtcattgtgctttttgttctttctatgtacAAGAAtagagtgggtgttgattagccacaagatgaatggtgtgtgtatttcacaatgaaaagacaggaaatggcatgagcttaataatgctatcacctatagactgtgcatatgaatgcaacactccccgatttaaacgtgccattacatgcatgttcgataccacatattctttaacaatgtcatatatttgcatgtactaattttcacacagcttaagccatgcatagctcacttgtgatgtatccatttcataggccaaataattgtacactttgtccttttgtgttgtatgaaaagcggcatcctctagtcggatacaacttcacaagtcaggagaggccccgcccagatgaccaaagtgcagctgcccattgcctccacgtctaaagaaatagtccctctccaatgagcgggtattagtgcgtccagcggcacgacatcagtgtagagtgtgttgcccattggtgcaggcttgtgttcacctgccactgaagtgcagattctgcggcctcctaaagttgtatccgactatagaatcacgtaatgccttgcgctggttgcatagactttagcaacttgatagcactatgatgtgtggtgcgcgacgtggtgcggggctcgggacggtcgagagcagacgacgctgagtgcacgcgcgccgagccggaaggaggacaacgacgacgccgaagagcgcccggcacgtgaacgcgcggcgcaggaaaaacaacaaaaagaaaaaagcaaccaattagaaaagaccacggggcgtcgggcagccaatcagtaaatgccaaaccggccataccacaagaaaaagcatggtgcgccggcagaacggggggggacacgcaagaggacacgcaggaagacgccggggagacgccaggagagtcccaggaagcaacggcaggaggaggtcaaccaccggagcgggcgttgaagacgggccgtcgggttccggacccgagcccaccaggacttcacccgcccggggcctcctgccaacctgttcctgtgcgtcgcccgtctacctgagcgtgccgtcagctcctcaaggccggtgagcttctgcgccagtgggcaggacgagaacagtcgggctacgggcccgagttctacgccagctgcccggccagaacgccacccccgtctgccgtgccgcctgctgcccgaggccggcgttcgaacttccgcgccgtgggcgagaggggagcagtcgggctacgggcccgagctctctgcccggccagaacgccgccgccgtccacccagccgccagcgttacctcgcctcgccagagctggcgcgctcccggcgcccggtcggtcaacctacgccacgacctttggtgagaccggcgcctctccttctgccagctcgtcgccgcgttgccgcgtcgagactgcgacgcgtccccgtcctcggggcaagcccggactcgcgccctcgctaaagccctaagtgtgttccttactgctatgttttcttgaatgtttattttgtgcatgctttctgtttcgttctatttgctttttgcctttttatttttgattaaagtctttgctatttgctttttgcctttttatttttgattaaagtctttgtgtgtgtgttcaaaccaacggctttgtcctcaattgggttctcggaggctccgcctaagagaaccattaaaacattgagaacacgaacctctCGCCCCCACATTTGGGGTCAAAATCCGTGAAAAGCCATAAGCAAAACATCGGCTCCTTCAGGTGACCCTTTCCCACATGAGGCGGACCAGACATCTATCTTCTCGGTCAGATAACCCTGGCCAGTCCGCGATAACATTGCTCCAAGCAATAATGCCTCTGCATGCTGCCGACCAAGTCACTGTCGGCGCTCTAAGGTAATCAACAATGTAATGTGTGGTTGCAGCATCAGTGCCAGCGGTCGAACCACACACGAGTGCATGAGAAGGCAAAGGATGTACTGAATCCTTAAAGACATAAGTTGGTGGGGTATACATGCCTGAGCCCTCCCCAGTGCACATAGGGTCATAAGCAGTTGCCTTTGTTGAGTTGAAAGAACGCAGTAAGGACAACTCAATACCTTTTGGGGAAACCAAACACGGATCCACGGGAGCCCTGATATTTTCAGGTTCTTCCTGATCATGATGCGAACCCTCCAACGTGCTATCTTTAGCCTGTAGGGGTTGCTCTGCTCTAACTTTATTCTCAACCATACTTATGCATGGTAGCTTTGCACCTTGCACAAACcagtcatcgcctacgccagacCCACGCAGCACTGGTTTAGATACGGAAGCAATCTGCTTCTTGTCTTGTGACCTAACAGTATCTTTGCCTACAATGGCGTGGTCACAAGTCGTCTCTCCTTGAGACACTTTTTCCTCGCCGAGGCCTGAGGCCATATCGGGGGGAACCTTCGGGTCGCCGCTGCACTGCTGTGCTGCATCCTCAATAATGGAGCTCGTCCCTTCGGAGCAAGCATTCGCGAGTGCCTCGATGCGAACACGCACCTTGCGAAGCTCCTCCTCAAGGCGTGCCCTCTCAGCCGCCTGTTCTGCCACTCGGCTTTCGCACTCCCTCTGAGCTTTCGCGCATATTAACAGCCACCTGTCTTGCACCCACCTGTGCAAGTCTTCCCCCTGCAAGCCCAATCGCTGGGCTACGGTGGCTAAGTCAGACAGACtaatttctggctgtttcttCCCTACATATGCGCCTTCTGCCTCTGCGACTTTAAGCCGTAATTGTAAATTTTTCTCCTCAAGCGTAAGTTGCTCCCTCCTACCATTGCGCTCCGCTACTCGCTCTTctcgctccgctgcccgctcttctcgctccgctgcccgctcttctcgcgcacgctcttcctgttcgttgagccatgccctcaactccgcaccttctagccccatgcgttcggctagaGCTAACAAGTCTCGTGTGTTAGCCATAGTTCCTATCCGCTAGAAAAAGGaatccaaacgaacggctttgtcctgtcgcggacgccaatttgtggcagtcgggctacgggcccgagctctctgcccggccagaacgccgccgccgtccacccagccgccagcgttacctcgcctcgccagagctggcgcgctcccggcgcccggtcggtcaacctacgccacgacctttggtgagaccggcgccactccttctgccagctcgtcgccgcgttgccgcgtcgagactgcgacgcgtccccgccctcgtggcaagcccggactcgcacccttgttaaagccctaagtgtgctctttaccgcaatgttttctggaatgtttattttatgcatgcttcccgtttcgttctatttgctttatgcctttttttatttttgattaaaaatctttgtgtgtgtgttcaaaccaacggctttgtcctcaattgggttctcggaggctccgcctaagagaaccattaaaacattgagaacatgaACCTTTGCACCCCATAAGTGGGgtcgtcacaaattggcgtccgtgcgacaggacaaagccgttcgtttggatctTTTTTCTAGCGGTTAGGAACTATGGCTAACACAAGTGACTTGTTAGcgctagccgaacgcatgggcctagaaggtgcggagttgagggcatggttgaacgaacaggaagagcgtgcgcgagaagagcgggcagcggagcgagAAGAGCGGGCTGCGGCGCGAGAAGAGCGAGCAGCGGAGCGCGAGGCTAAAAGGCAGGAACTTGTATTAGAGGAGAAAAATTTACAGTTACGACTTAAAGTCGCGGAAGCTGAGGGCAATCGTGGCGAGACGAGCCAACGGCAGCTAGAATTGGAGGAGCGAACGCTTCAGTTGCGCCTCCAAATGGCGGCAACGGACGCTGCAAGGACAGCTGACCGAGGACCAGGAGGGAGTGCCACATTCAGCGTGAATCCTCACAGTTTGATGCCGGGATTCAACGAAAGCCGGGACGACTTGGATGCCTATTTAAAAAGGTTCGAGAGCGTCGCCACCGGACAAGAATGGCCTAGAGACAAATGGGCCACGGCTCTAAGTTTATGCTTGAGCGCAGAAGCTCTGAAAGTCTTTGGACGTCTGTCTCCAGAAGACTCCCTCGACTACGATAAagccaagttggcgttgctccagcGTTTTCGGTTTACGGCGGAAGGCTACCGGGAGAAGTTCCGACAGAGCAAACCCCAAGATGGCGAAACTGGAAAGCAGTACGCAACTAGGCTACTGAGTTTCTTTGATCGGTGGGTGGAAATGTCCAAAACCGAAAAAGAGTATTTGGCACTTCGCAACCTAGTGGTGACGGAACAGTTTCTGAACAACTGTCATCATCGGTTAGGACTCTTCCTGCGCGAGAAGAGCTACCGCCATCTAGATGACATGGCCGAAGCTGCCGATAATTTCCTAGAGGCTCAGAGACAGCCCAATTTGTTAGTGTTCCGGCAGAAATCGGAAGGCAGTAACCCTACGGAGAAAACCAGAAGCCCATCTGAGAGAGTTCCAATGCGATGCTTCGTATGTGGAAAACTGGGTCACGGGGCATCAGACTGCCGATCTAAGCAGAGGCAACCGTACTGCGGATATTGCCGTAAGCCCGGGCATGATGTCAAGGCCTGCACCAAGAAAAACGGTCCACCAAAGACGACGTCTTGCCTATTGTCGCCAGAAGAATGCCTGGAAGATGTCAACACAGCAGTTGTTGAACAAGAAGACGTAACTAGCACGGTGAAGACCCACACAGGGACTGTAGCACGCAAGATGCCAGTGCTAAAGGGCGTCGTCTTCGGACAGACCGCGTCAGTCTTGCGAGATACAGGAAGCAACACGCTGGTCGTGCGTCGTTCCCTCGTACCGGACAAGGCTCTGACGGGCACCACCACTAAGCTTGTCCTGGCGGATGGCAGCAGCATTGAAGTTCCCGAGGCCAAGGTTGAAATTAATTCACCTTATTTTTCTGGTACAGCGATCGTAAAGTGTATGACAGCTCCTCTATACGATGTTATTATCGGAAATGTACCAGGCTCACGAGAACCTCACGATCCAGATAAAACCTGGACAAAGAGACTGAAGAAGCCCATCGAAGATGGTATAGCAAGTGGGAAAAGAACGAAGGGAGAAGACCATTCCCCGGATGCTTTGCTGGTCGGCATCAAGGGCCGAGACCAACAGCCGAAAACATCCGCTATCAATATCAGCGCCTTGAAAATAACCAGGCAGGACCTTACCACGGCCCAGAACGAGGATAAGACCTTAGAGTCTTGCAGGAACAAAGTGGGTCAAGTGTTCCAAGGCAAAAGAGTGGCATCCTactcattcgaagtagtaaaggGAGTGCTGTATCGTCGTTGCCGGCTGTCCTCGGGCAAAACAACCCAACAAGTGGTAGTACCCCAAAAATTGCGGGGCCAAGTGCTCACCCTGGCGCACGAAAGCCTGATGGCAGGACACCAAGAAATCAAGAGAACGATCGACCGTGTTCTAGAATCCTTCTACTGGCCAGGAGTCCAAGAAGCAGTGAGAAGATACGTACGCTCTTGTGACACTTGCCAGCGAACGTACCCTAAGAGTAAGGTGGGCAAGGCA comes from Dermacentor andersoni chromosome 9, qqDerAnde1_hic_scaffold, whole genome shotgun sequence and encodes:
- the LOC129384149 gene encoding uncharacterized protein codes for the protein MAATDAARTADRGPGGSATFSVNPHSLMPGFNESRDDLDAYLKRFESVATGQEWPRDKWATALSLCLSAEALKVFGRLSPEDSLDYDKAKLALLQRFRFTAEGYREKFRQSKPQDGETGKQYATRLLSFFDRWVEMSKTEKEYLALRNLVVTEQFLNNCHHRLGLFLREKSYRHLDDMAEAADNFLEAQRQPNLLVFRQKSEGSNPTEKTRSPSERVPMRCFVCGKLGHGASDCRSKQRQPYCGYCRKPGHDVKACTKKNGPPKTTSCLLSPEECLEDVNTAVVEQEDVTSTVKTHTGTVARKMPVLKGVVFGQTASVLRDTGSNTLVVRRSLVPDKALTGTTTKLVLADGSSIEVPEAKVEINSPYFSGTAIVKCMTAPLYDVIIGNVPGSREPHDPDKTWTKRLKKPIEDGIASGKRTKGEDHSPDALLVGIKGRDQQPKTSAINISALKITRQDLTTAQNEDKTLESCRNKVGQVFQGKRVASYSFEVVKGVLYRRCRLSSGKTTQQVVVPQKLRGQVLTLAHESLMAGHQEIKRTIDRVLESFYWPGVQEAVRRYVRSCDTCQRTYPKSKVGKAPLGRLPLIDTPFERVAVDIIGPLKPTSNKGNRYILTLVDFATRYPDAIALPSIDSATVAEGLIEMFSRIGFPREILCDQASCFTSDLMREINDLLAIKHLSSTPYHPMCNGLVERFNGTLKQMLRKMCQEEPKSWDRLLAPLLFAYREVPQASMGFSPFELIYGRHIRGPLSLLKELWTGDHLGEEIKTTYGYVLDLRDRLEKTLRLAQENLSRSKTTQKMYYDRGSKIRQLKVGDRALILLPTTTNKLLMHWKGPFLVTGKKSNFDYWLDLGHITKLFHINMLKRYEEREPESSPQSASFIVVEEGETDTPIPTFTTNEGPGTEAIKLGDELQEDQRAALRRLLATHKAVFSEIPGKTNLLECRLQLTTSEPINTLQYPLPLAMKEVVEKEVQGMLQLGVIERSDSPYNSPLVLVKKPDKTYRACIDFRRINDVLVSDAEPIPRTDVIFAESFADLLHHQKYESKAEPAEPVLRKRVVSHTGLPPP